In Paenibacillus protaetiae, the genomic stretch GATTAAGGCCCCTCGTTCTCCGTCTTATAAATGGAATGGCGCGGGAAGACCGCAGCCCTACAGCCAGCATCATGCCGAATTAGTCCAGCAGCTCGTTTAAATACATTTTCCGGTTTTCCAAAAACCGCCGAGTGACCTGGTAATGGTCCGTTTCTTCATAAGAAACCGGATGAATGTTCCCGCCGTCAAAGCTGATAATATCCGCACCCGGATAACCAAGCAGAATAGGCGAGTGTGTAGCGATAATCAGCTGCGCGCTGCGCTGGAGGGTGTGAAGAATGCTCAGAAATGCAAGCTGGCGCGACGGCGACAACGCTGCCTCGGGCTCATCGAGCAAATAAATTCCCCGCTTCCCGAAACGGTTCTGGAACAATGCAAAAAAGGATTCGCCATGCGATTGCTGAAACAGCGATTTACCGCCGTACGGCCTGTAAATGAGCCATGCTTCTCCAGGATTTTCGCGTACCATTTCATCAATATGAGCAGAAAACTGGTAAAACGACTCCGCCCGCAAAAAAAATCCGTTTGTCACTTTCGGCAGCCAGGACAACCGCAAATAATCGCTAAGCGCCGCCTCCGAGCTGTCAAGCGTATATTGGTTGTTTCGCCCGCCGCCACCGGTATGAAACCCGCATTGGTATGCCATAGCTTCCAGCAGCGTGGATTTGCCCGAGCCGTTCTCCCCAACCAGAAAGGTAACCCGCTTGGTCAAGCGGAGCCGCTCCAGCGACCGGATGCTCGGAATGTTGAACGGGTATTGCTCCTGCATATGCGGGCTGATCCGGTCGTTCATTTTTGTTATTTCTCGCAAAAACATCCGGCTGTTCCTCCTTGAAAACCGTTCATTTGCGGCTGCCGCGGCGACAGGTGCACCACTAACTGCCGCTATTGCAGCAATCGCGGTGCCGCAGCTGCCCCGAGGTCAACAGCCCCTCCCTCCGATGGCCAGCCGCTCCACGCAAAAAAGGAGGGCCAAATGGCCGCAGCCATCTCGCTCTCCTTTTCATCTCTGCTACAGGTTGCCGATCATTTTCTCCGGGCGGACAAATTCGTCGAACTGCTCGGCGGTGAGCAAGCCGCTTTGAATCGCGGATTCCTTCAGCGTCAGGCCGTTTTTGTGTGCGTTTTTCGCGATTTTCGCCGCATTTTCGTAGCCGATATGCGGGTTGAGCGCGGTAACGAGCATCAGCGATTGCTCCAGGTTGCGTTGAATGACAGGCAGGTTCGGCTCAATGCCAACCGCACAGTTATCGTTAAACGACACCATGCCGTCCGCCAGCAAAGCAACGGATTGCAGGAAGTTATAAATGATGACCGGCTTGAACACGTTCAGCTCGAAGTTGCCTTGGCTGGCCGCCATGCCGATTGCCGTATCGTTGCCGATCACTTGGCATACCGCCATCGTAATCGCTTCGCTTTGGGTCGGATTCACTTTGCCCGGCATAATGGAGCTGCCCGGCTCGTTCTCCGGAATAACAATTTCGCCGATGCCGCAGCGCGGACCGCTGGCCAGCCATCTGACATCGTTGGCGATTTTCATCAAATCCGCGCCAAGCGCTTTGATTGCGCCGTGGGTATAAACGATATGATCATGGCTCGTCAAGGAATGGAACTTGTTTGGAGCCGTAACGAAACGTTTGCCGGTCAGCTCGGACACTTCCGCCGCTACCTGCTCGGCAAACTTCGGATGAGCGTTGAGGCCCGTGCCGACAGCCGTGCCGCCAAGCGCCAGCTCGCGCATATCCTCGAGGCTGTTTTCGATCATTTTGCGCGTCTTTTGCAGCATCGCATACCAGCCGCTTACTTCCTGGCCAAGCGTAATCGGCGTGGCGTCCTGCAGATGGGTTCTGCCGATTTTGACGATGTCCGCGAACTGCTTCATTTTTGCTTCCAATGTGGCGGACAGCTTGTCCAGCGAAGGCAGCAGGCGGTCTTCCACTGCAATGACACCCGCGATATGCATCGCCGCCGGGAACGTATCGTTGGAGCTTTGCGAACGGTTCACGTCGTCGTTCGGATGAATGCGCACTTCGCTGCCGCGCTCCTGCAGCAAATGGTTGGCGCGGTTTGCGATCACTTCGTTAACGTTCATGTTCGTTTGCGTGCCGCTGCCGGTTTGCCATACCACAAGCGGAAAATGCTCATCCCATTTGCCGGACAAAATTTCGTCTACGACCTCGCCGATAATGGATGCCTTCGCTTCATCAATCATGCCGATTTTAGCATTGGCTTGCGCCGCAGCCTTTTTCACGTAGGCCATCGCGTACACCGCTTCGATCGGCATCCGCTCGCCGCTGATTTTGAAATTTTGCAGGCTGCGCTGCGTTTGCGCACCCCACAGCTTGTCTGCAGGGACCTTGATTTCGCCCATCGTATCTTTTTCAATCCGGTATTCCATGCTTGATTGCCTCCTCATGTCCTGTTTACTACTTCTTACTTTATACTTAACGGATGGCTTATTTCAAATGCCGGAGCGCAGAGGCTTTAGCTTACCGCCCTTCTCTTCCATTCGGATAAAAACCGCCCTTTCGTTCGGCTGCTTATTGGGCGCATGCATCGCCAGAACAAGCCCGCCATCGAAGGCGCGGAACAACATGCCATGCCCGCCCTCTTCCGGAAGCAGCGGCTCAGGGTCATGCGTCCACGGACCGGTAACACTGCCCGATTCCGAACGCGCGACACCAATCGCGTAACCGTTCCGGGAGCTGCTCGACCACAACATCAGCAGCCCGCCGTCCGCAAGACGGTGCAGGAAAGGTCCGTCCGTCACATACACCGTGCCGTCCTGACCCGCTTTCGTCCACGGCGCTTCCGATGCGCTGAACAGCACAACCGGCTTGCCGGCAGCGCGGCGAAGATCTTCCTTCAGCGGCATGGCGCACATTTTGCCGTCCTTCACCTGCAGCCATTCATGGCAAAACACGATCCATGGGCTGCCGTTCCCGTCCAGATGCAGCGTGCCGTCCAGGCACTCCCATTCACGCGGCGTAACCGGCTCGCCTGTCAGCGGCTCGAATGGGCCAAGCGGCCCTTTGGCGACAAGCACCTGCGTTCCCCGCCGCCTATGCTCCGACTTAAAGGAAGCGAACATATAATACCGCCCGTTGTAGCTGTAAACTTCCGGCGCCCAGTAATGCCGGTCCGCCCAAAAGCCCGGTTCCGGACGGAATGCCGGATATGGCCCTTCCCAGTTGTCCAAATCTCTGCTGCGATAAACGTCGAACCCGGTTGCGGGTCCATTCCAGACGTTATCATCCGTCGTCCCGTATAAATAATAGAAACGATCATTGTGCTCAGCCAGTACATAAGGATCACGTATTCGAATGGCCGTCCGATGCGGCATGCCGTCCCCTCCGTTTCTTACAGCCCTTTGGCGCTGCGGTAAGCTTCGATATAAGCGGCGGATTTCTTCTCGATTAATGTAAGGTCGCCTGTTTTGACAGCGTCCTTTGTCAGGTCGGAACCAATGCCTACGGCAACTGCCCCGGCTTTGATCCAATCCTTCAAGTTATCGAGCGAAACACCGCCCGTCGGCATCAGGTTCGCTTGCGGCAGCGGGCCTTTGATTGCCGAAATAATGCTAGGCTGGAACAGGTTGCCCGGGAACAGCTTCACGACGTCGACCCCCAGCTCCAGCGCGCTTTGAATTTCATGAATCGTCATCGCGCCCGGCAGCACCGGAATCGCATAACGGTTGCACAATTTGATGGTGTCCGCGTTAAAAGCCGGAGCAACAACAAATTCCGCCCCTGCCAAAATCGCCGCGCGTGCCGTTTCCGGATCAAGCACCGTGCCGACGCCAATAACGGCAAATTGCTCAGAGGATGGGTCCGCAGCGCTGGAATATTCCCGAGCAAGCTGCTCGATTGCGCGTAATGCGAATGGTACCGTCATCGTAATTTCGATTATTTTAATGCCGCCTTTAATTGCGCGGCGGGCCATCTCCGCTACTTCTTCCGCCGAGTCGGCGCGCAATACCGCTACTACGCCGGCTTCCGCCACCTGCTGGATCACCTTGTGCTTCTTCATGTTTATTCCCTCCGATAAGTACGTATTCGTTCGATAATGTATGATGTTAGCCGCTTTCATTATAGTCCTTTAAAGCCCTTTCAGCAATGCGGTAAGCACTTTCAAGCATACCGCGGTGCAGCCGTCCGGCCATGCCGGACGGCTGTCATACGGCTGTGCCGGACGGCTGTCATACGGCTGTGCCGGACGGCTGTCATACGGCTGTGCAGCGTAACGCATGCGCAGAGCCGTCTGCTACTATAACCGCTCCTCCGAAGCGGCCGTTTCTCCGGCAGCGGCATGCGCTTTGGCGGCTCTGCCCGACATGAGCCATCCGCCCAGCGCAATAAGCGCAAGCACGGCATAAAACAGGCTTTTCCATAGGCCGCTTTCCGCAAACGAGTGGGAAATCACATGCAGAAAAGGATGCGCGAGCGTATGAACCGCAAGCTTCACGCCAACCCAGCCGACAATGGCAAAAGCCGCCAGCTCAAGCACCGGACGGGCATGCAGCAGCTTGACGAAAAAATTGGCGGCAAAACGCATAATGATCAGCCCGATCAGGCCGCCCAGGAATACGACAATAAACTGCCCGCCGTCCATACCTCCAATGGACGGAATGCCGCTTGCCGGAAGCGCAACGGCAAGCGCAACCGCCGCCAGGATGGAGTCAATCGCAAACGCGATATCCGCCAGCTCCACCTTCAGTACGGTAGTCCAAAATCCCGACTGCCTGCCCTTCTCCTTCGGCAGCGCTCCGGTTTTTTTTCTGCAAAATTTTACAATATTGCTCGCTGAGATGAACAGCAAATAAAGAGCGCCAATCGCCTGCACCTGCCATACGTCTACAAGGAACGAAATGAGAAACAGCGAAGCAAAACGAAATATAAATGCGCCAAACAACCCGTAAAACAGCGCCTTCTTGCGCTTTTGCTCATCCAGATGTTTAACCATAATCGCGAGTACAAGCGCATTGTCGGCAGCCAGCAATCCTTCCAGCAGCACCAGGATTATCAATACCCAGCCATACTCCATCAACAATGAAACGTCCATGCCGTTCCTCCTCATTTTGTGGGAATAGATGCAAAAAAAGACCTTTACCATCGAAGCAAAAAGAC encodes the following:
- a CDS encoding AAA family ATPase, coding for MFLREITKMNDRISPHMQEQYPFNIPSIRSLERLRLTKRVTFLVGENGSGKSTLLEAMAYQCGFHTGGGGRNNQYTLDSSEAALSDYLRLSWLPKVTNGFFLRAESFYQFSAHIDEMVRENPGEAWLIYRPYGGKSLFQQSHGESFFALFQNRFGKRGIYLLDEPEAALSPSRQLAFLSILHTLQRSAQLIIATHSPILLGYPGADIISFDGGNIHPVSYEETDHYQVTRRFLENRKMYLNELLD
- the fumC gene encoding class II fumarate hydratase, encoding MEYRIEKDTMGEIKVPADKLWGAQTQRSLQNFKISGERMPIEAVYAMAYVKKAAAQANAKIGMIDEAKASIIGEVVDEILSGKWDEHFPLVVWQTGSGTQTNMNVNEVIANRANHLLQERGSEVRIHPNDDVNRSQSSNDTFPAAMHIAGVIAVEDRLLPSLDKLSATLEAKMKQFADIVKIGRTHLQDATPITLGQEVSGWYAMLQKTRKMIENSLEDMRELALGGTAVGTGLNAHPKFAEQVAAEVSELTGKRFVTAPNKFHSLTSHDHIVYTHGAIKALGADLMKIANDVRWLASGPRCGIGEIVIPENEPGSSIMPGKVNPTQSEAITMAVCQVIGNDTAIGMAASQGNFELNVFKPVIIYNFLQSVALLADGMVSFNDNCAVGIEPNLPVIQRNLEQSLMLVTALNPHIGYENAAKIAKNAHKNGLTLKESAIQSGLLTAEQFDEFVRPEKMIGNL
- a CDS encoding glycoside hydrolase family 43 protein, which gives rise to MPHRTAIRIRDPYVLAEHNDRFYYLYGTTDDNVWNGPATGFDVYRSRDLDNWEGPYPAFRPEPGFWADRHYWAPEVYSYNGRYYMFASFKSEHRRRGTQVLVAKGPLGPFEPLTGEPVTPREWECLDGTLHLDGNGSPWIVFCHEWLQVKDGKMCAMPLKEDLRRAAGKPVVLFSASEAPWTKAGQDGTVYVTDGPFLHRLADGGLLMLWSSSSRNGYAIGVARSESGSVTGPWTHDPEPLLPEEGGHGMLFRAFDGGLVLAMHAPNKQPNERAVFIRMEEKGGKLKPLRSGI
- a CDS encoding bifunctional 2-keto-4-hydroxyglutarate aldolase/2-keto-3-deoxy-6-phosphogluconate aldolase gives rise to the protein MKKHKVIQQVAEAGVVAVLRADSAEEVAEMARRAIKGGIKIIEITMTVPFALRAIEQLAREYSSAADPSSEQFAVIGVGTVLDPETARAAILAGAEFVVAPAFNADTIKLCNRYAIPVLPGAMTIHEIQSALELGVDVVKLFPGNLFQPSIISAIKGPLPQANLMPTGGVSLDNLKDWIKAGAVAVGIGSDLTKDAVKTGDLTLIEKKSAAYIEAYRSAKGL
- a CDS encoding TerC family protein — its product is MDVSLLMEYGWVLIILVLLEGLLAADNALVLAIMVKHLDEQKRKKALFYGLFGAFIFRFASLFLISFLVDVWQVQAIGALYLLFISASNIVKFCRKKTGALPKEKGRQSGFWTTVLKVELADIAFAIDSILAAVALAVALPASGIPSIGGMDGGQFIVVFLGGLIGLIIMRFAANFFVKLLHARPVLELAAFAIVGWVGVKLAVHTLAHPFLHVISHSFAESGLWKSLFYAVLALIALGGWLMSGRAAKAHAAAGETAASEERL